The stretch of DNA GACAGTAGAAGAAGGTTTGACAGAAGCACAAGACCGAGCAAAAGCTGAATTACAATAACGGGATAAGGCAGGGTATCCCCTGCCTTTTCTTTTTAAGAGGTGACGGACATGAAGACAACGATCAAATTTTGGGGTGGATTACACACCATTGGCGGCAATATTGCAGAAGTGACATACGGAACAGACCGGATCATCTTCGATTTCGGACTTGTCTATGATCCTGCCAGCAGCATCATAGATACAAAAGAACGCAAGCAATCCTATGTCCTTGATATGCTGAAACTAGGTGCTATTCCCTCCATAGATGGGATATACAGCAGAGAATCTTTAGAAGGAGATAGTTTTTCTGCAGCAAAACCACAACCGCAGGAAGACTCATCCTATCAAACAGCGGTATTCATATCCCACCTTCATCTGGATCATATGGGTGCCATGGATACATTATCAGCACAGATTCCTATTTATATGACAGAAGACTCGAAGCAGCTTTATGATGCGCTGGAGCGTGTCGGCGAGGGATTATCACTGCATAAGGAAACAATCGGTATGTCTTTCGGCCAAACCATTGAAGTAGGTGAGATACGCGTCACGCCAATTCCAGTAGATCACGATGTAATCGGCGCTGCTTCCTTCCTCATTGAAACACCTGATCTAACAATCGTGAACTCCGGCGATTTACGTATGCATGGTGCACATCCAGAATACACGGAAGACTGGCTGACTTTCATGGCCACACGGGATATCGATGTATTACTCATTGAGGGCACCACTTTCAACCCGGACAAAAAAGACACAGAAACAGCATGCAAGGAAGATGCAGATATTCTTAAGGTGGGAAAAGATGCACTTTCCCAAAAGCAAGGTCTAGGGATATTCAATATTTATCACCGGAATATCGATCGTATTCAGACGTTCCTGCAAATGGCTGAACTAACAGGAAGAACACCAGTTTTAGAAGCACCAACAGCTTATCTGGCAGATCATTTCTTACATGATGTTCAGTTCATGATCTACTTGGACGCTAGCTGTAAAAGTGCTGTGACTACCGAGCAGCTGCT from Terribacillus sp. FSL K6-0262 encodes:
- a CDS encoding MBL fold metallo-hydrolase; the encoded protein is MKTTIKFWGGLHTIGGNIAEVTYGTDRIIFDFGLVYDPASSIIDTKERKQSYVLDMLKLGAIPSIDGIYSRESLEGDSFSAAKPQPQEDSSYQTAVFISHLHLDHMGAMDTLSAQIPIYMTEDSKQLYDALERVGEGLSLHKETIGMSFGQTIEVGEIRVTPIPVDHDVIGAASFLIETPDLTIVNSGDLRMHGAHPEYTEDWLTFMATRDIDVLLIEGTTFNPDKKDTETACKEDADILKVGKDALSQKQGLGIFNIYHRNIDRIQTFLQMAELTGRTPVLEAPTAYLADHFLHDVQFMIYLDASCKSAVTTEQLLTKYKGVSASEINQNPASYLLQNSYHSIQNLLDLDLKDSIYLHSNGMPLGSFDPAHQTMHALLERFGVTYQSLNVSGHAKHEDILYIIDRIKPRVLVPWHSHYPELIKPLDSKQEVYYPKLYETWEPNSLTIT